The nucleotide sequence TCTTAGGAAGGAGATATGAGCCCATGGTTAGCAAGGAGTAATCTTCTTAGAAAGGAGATTATGACCGTGATTGACTTTGGAGTAATTATGTATGAGAGGGAGATCTACTGATTCAGACCTTAGGGATTATACCACCCTTATGTATGCGACGGAGATCATGTAGTAATTGTATATGTATGTTCATCAATCTACTTCTTTAGGCAAGATGTTAATTACATATTGACACTAAGGTAGGATATCGTTACTTGATTTCTAATAATTGAGATTGCTTACCGCATGTGTCACGTGGTATATAATTACTTAGTACTTACCATTGGCATTGATATGATATTAATTAGGAAAAGATGCTCAATGTGTCTATGCTAAACACACGAGCGATGTAGACTGTTGGATATATGCGGTTAAACAGATGAGATGTGTTGGATCTCCGCAACTctctttttatattgatatatatagatatagatgggAGTATTTCATTAAGATAAGACAGACCTTTGGTTCAGGAGAAACCGCCTCTAATCAGATAACTGTATCAACGTTGTAGAAGGTACTGCACGAAGTAAACCGTTCATGTGTATGTACTGCAAAGAGTTGATCTTCACTTGTGGTTATAATTGACACCTGCTCCTATATACAATCTGTAAGGTACTGCACGAGGAGCATCCGTGGGCGTGTGCTACGGCATGAGCGGCAACAACCTGCCGCCCGTGAGCACCGCCGTCCACATGCTCCGCGACAACGGCATCACCTCCGTGCGCCTCTACGCGCCGGACAGCGCAGCGCTGGCCGCTCTCGGAGGCACCGGCATCAGCGTCATGGTCGGCGTACCCAACAACGTCTTCCCCAGCCTGGCCACCAGCGCGCCCGCGGCCGCCGCGTGGGTCGGCGCCAACATCAACGCCCACCCGGCCGTCTCATTCCGGTACCTCGTCGTCGGGAACGAGGTCGCCGGCAGCGACACACGGTACCTGGTCCCGGCCATGGAGAACGTCCGTAGGGCGCTTGCTGCGGCCGGCCTGGGCGGCGCCATCAAGGTCACGACGGCGATATCGCAGGCCACCATCGCCGTACACGTCCCACCGTCCGCCGGCGAGTTCACCAACGCGTCCAAGCCGTTCCTGCTCCCCGTGCTGCAGTTCCTGAAGCGCACCGGTGCGCCGCTGCTCGCCAACCTGTACCCGTACTTCCTGTACACCAGCAACCCGCGCAACATGGACATCAGCTTCGCTCTGTTCACGGCGCCGGCGACGGTGGTGCAGGACGGGAAGTACGGTTACCAGAACATGTTCCACGCGTCGGTGGACGCGGTGCACGCGGCCGGGGAGCGGCTCGGGGTGAGCGGCGTGGACGTGGTGGTGTCGGAGACCGGGTGGCCGTCGGCTGGCGGCAAGGCGGCGTCAGTGCAGAACGCGAGGACGTACAACCAGAACCTGGTGAACCACGTGGGGAAAGGCACGCCGCGGCGGCCGCGGAAGGTGGAGACGTACGTGTTGGCCATGTTCAATGAGAACCTCAAGGAGAACGGCGTGGAGCAGAACTGGGGGCTCTTCTACCCCAACACCAACAGGGTCTATCCCATCACCTTCGGCTAGTGAATTTGATTCATCTCCTTCATGTCCATGCAGGCGCCCACGATCACAGAAGTGTATACGCCGAGTTTTTAACGAGGCCCACCCAAAGCTTGCATGGGCATCAACTTATAGTGCCTATTTTTCTTCTTCAAATAATTAAATTGGTGAGCTTGAATATGTTGACATATTTCAATAATATTTGGTTGCATCAAACATTTGGATTAATAATATATGAAAACACTAAAAATACATATTATATATTTTATTGCATTATTGTGAAGTTGAGAAATATTTATAGAATATAGGTAGTACTACCATTGAACTGAAACAAGTCTTATATtaagggacagagggagtataatattCCCATGCATGTTGGGTGAGCTTTTGACGAGGTGGCATGTGTGCATGGTTTATGTTTGCATCTTCAAAGTGGACCCTCAAACTGTTCGCATACTACTGGACCGCACGGTCCAAATTTGTTGTGCCAACCAAGGCAAAGTGCATGGGAgacaaagtgtgtgtgtgtgtgggggggggggggggcttttcatGAGTACGGACAATAGGCACGTAGGACTCTGACACATCCGGTCCACCCAAAACCCCTTCCGGACCTTGCGCCTTCATCCTCCCATTTTCTCTCCTTACCTTTTTCTCTCTTGCCtttgccaccgccccaccaccctGGCCGCCCAGTCACCTCCAGTGGTACAACCGGGATCCAAGTcgcttcttgatacgtctccaacgtatctataatttatgaagtattcatgctattatattattaaccttggatgttttatatgcatttatatgctattttatatggtttttgggactaacctattaacctagagcccagtgccagtttttgttttttccttgtttttgagttttacagaaaaggaatatcaaacggagtccaattgacgtgccaatttttgacgattttttatggaccaaaagaataccccggagtaaaagagttgggccagaagagtcccgggctgtccacgagggtgggggcgcgcccacccccctgggcgtgggcccctgcctcgtggacgcctcgggcacctccttgacgtgagaccaacgccaaaaattcctataaatacagaaaccttggaaaataacctagatcaggagttctaccgccagaagcctccgtagccaccgaaaaccaatctaggccctctctggcaccctttcgaagggggccatcatcaccgaagggcatggaggaggatcccggaggggccatcatcaccatgaaggccaaggactagaggggaaacctctccccatccaagggggaggccatggaggaggaagcacaagggggagaacctatcctcctctctctcggtggcatcggagtgccatcgggaggggaatcatcgtcacggtgatcgtcttcatcaacatcaccatcatcatcaccatcctcatctcttttacgcggtccactctcctgcaccccgctgtaatccctacttgaacatggtgctttatgccacatattatgatccaatgatgtgttgccatcctatgatgttttgagtagatatattttgtctttgggttgattgatgatctagattggtatgagttgtatgttttactttggtgctgtcctatggttccctccgtgtcgcacaagcgtgagggattcccgttgtagggtgttgcaatacgtttatgattcgcttatagtgggttgcgtgagtgactgaaacacaaacccgagtaagggggttgttgcgtatgggataaagaggacttgatgctttaatgctatggttgagttttaccttaatgatctttagcagttgtggatgcttgctagagttataatcataagtgcatataatccaagtagagaaagtgtgttagcttatgcctctccctcatatgaaactgcaatagtgattaccggtcttgttaacgattgcctaggacaattccgcacaccggtcCACCATTATTAcacactcgctatttgtaatatttagtaatatattctaactctatgataacagcacctacttttatattttatctctccgatatcatataaagttatcctcttcatacccacaacatagttttatttctcgttgctagttggaagcaaacgttcggtgtacgtagagtcgtatcagtggtagatatggcttgagagaatattgatcttacctttagctccttgtgggttcgacactccatacttatcacttccacctttggaaattgctacgatgattccttgcacttggggattatcaagctcttttctggcgccgttgccggggagcaatagcgtggggttgatattctcgtgtgtgcttgtttgctttcttcactaagtagattttgtttttcatttttgtttatgtttagttgtgggtgaaacatacaaaaaaaattaaaagaatgaaaataccaaaaaaaattacttgcctcgcatgcctaaaaagtttttcaaaaagataagtgattggaaagttatgcattgaagaagtgagggtcgaccttgagcacttgtgttcatgctcacggaaacaatgtagaatttttcatggaagtttctctgtaaataattagccccttgtatatatccattgtattataaaaataatgtgccaagctttggttttaggatgattagattgcttgtttactatgtgcagaacaaaaacaaaaactttggctgtagcgcgtgattttacattttttttactggagagtgaaatGGATCTGAAACTCTTTGAACATTACTTATATATAAAATTTTCAAATtgtaaaatttatttcataatttttggagttacagaagtttactaaacctccatattactacagactgtcctgttttagatagattctgttttctatgtgttgtttgcttatttagatgaatctatgagtagtatcggggggtatgaaccatggatgagttggaatacagtagatattgcaccaatatgaatttaaaatgagttcacaacagtacctaaaggtagtgatttgctttattacactaacggatctcacaaagtttttgttaaagttttgtgtggatgaaatgttcgaagatcgaggagctatcaatatgagaagaataaagagaggcaagagttcaagcttggggatgcccaaggcaccccaagtaaatattgcagaggatactcaagcatctaagcttggggatgccccggttcgcatcccatctctcttcttcaacaaatatcggtatacctcggtttttgttttgttcacatgatttgtgtcctttgtgtttttctttctctttaaagaaccatgatagtatgagaatgtcccttcatcaatttatagaatacttcgtgtgcttcacttatatcttttaagtagaATTTCTCttcgtgcttcacttaaatcttttgagtat is from Triticum aestivum cultivar Chinese Spring chromosome 3A, IWGSC CS RefSeq v2.1, whole genome shotgun sequence and encodes:
- the LOC123063436 gene encoding lichenase-2-like; its protein translation is MSGNNLPPVSTAVHMLRDNGITSVRLYAPDSAALAALGGTGISVMVGVPNNVFPSLATSAPAAAAWVGANINAHPAVSFRYLVVGNEVAGSDTRYLVPAMENVRRALAAAGLGGAIKVTTAISQATIAVHVPPSAGEFTNASKPFLLPVLQFLKRTGAPLLANLYPYFLYTSNPRNMDISFALFTAPATVVQDGKYGYQNMFHASVDAVHAAGERLGVSGVDVVVSETGWPSAGGKAASVQNARTYNQNLVNHVGKGTPRRPRKVETYVLAMFNENLKENGVEQNWGLFYPNTNRVYPITFG